The stretch of DNA TCAGTCGAATCCGACAAGATACAACGGTGCCCTTTGGGTTGTCTTTATGGATTGTGGCGGATAATCTGCGCAAGGGGGCGGCGTTAAATGCCGTTCAAATCGCCGAACATTTGATTCATGATTATTTATAGGGCTTTAATGAAGTATTAACGAATGGCAGCCATACTATAATTAAGCAACAGAAAAGACTTTGAGAAACACCATGGTATATTTTTTTTATAGACTATTATTTGTTATCGCCTTAACATCAACTGTTTCCTTTGCGGGTGGAAAAATTTCAAAACATGAACTACCAAGCCCACAGGAATCCATCGTCTTTATCAAGGGCCTGATTGACAAGGGAACGGTGGCCGTTAATAAAGAAAATGCAACCCAAGATGCCCTGGGTAGTATTTTAAAAGAAAACTTTGATGTGAACGAAATCGCACGATTTGCATTGGGTATTCATGTTCGTAAATTTTCCCCCGATCAGTTCGCAAGATTTAAGGACGTTTTTGAAAAGCGATTGGTCCAGGTTTATTCAACAAAGGATAAGATTGCCGCCTTTAAGGACAGCATTCCAACCGTTCTTGAATCATATGTTAAACAGGCGGATGGAACATTGATGGTCAAAAGCACCTTCCGAAAAAAAGAGGGGGGAGGCGAACCAGCAAAAGTGGATTGGAATGTCATCAAGATTATCGAGGGAACGGGATCCAGGCTGGCTGTCACCGATGTCCTTTTTGAAAACTTGAGCCAACGAATTGCCTTTAGAAGCGAATATGGAAGCCTTTTCACCGGCGAGGGAAAAGGTGATCCAGAGCGATTTATCAAGTTTCTTGCTGGCCAAGTTGGCTAGACGCATTCAGCAACGCAGCGGCCAGTTGACAGAATTGGGAAATCGTCAGATTTTCGGGGCGTTCGGTTGGGGCGATGCAGCAACCCTCCAAAACGTCCATCAGAATATCCTCTGAAAAGACTCCCCTTAGACTCCCGCGAAGCATTTTGCGACGCTGCGTAAACACGGCAGCCGTTATTTTTTCGATGAAGGGTAAAAGCGTTCTTTCATCCGCTGAAAGCACCTTTGGAACAAAATGCACAACGGACGAATGAACCTTTGGTGCTGGTATAAATGCTTGCGGCGGCAGATCAAATACTCTGTGCACGGTGCACAAATATTGACACAGTATCGACAGGCGACCATAATCCGATGTCCCGGGCATCGCTGTGATACGCAATGCAACCTCTCGTTGGAACATCAACGTCATCGATTGAATTTGCCCCAGGTCAGACAACCACTGCAACAAAAGCATCGTCCCCACATTATAGGGAAGGTTGGCAATAATCTTGATCGGGTTCGTTGATAGTTTCTGGGCCTTGACTTTTTTTGCATCGGAATTGATGATCGTTAAGCGATCGCCGTGAAGATCTATCAAACCCTGCAAGGCGGAAATACACTGCGAATCCCTTTCTATGGCAAAAAGATGATCTGGATTGGCATCTAAAATTGACCGCGTTAACCCACCAGGGCCGGGACCAACCTCGATCACATCGAACCCCTCCAACGGCAAAGCAACGGCCACAATCCGACGCGTAATCCCGGGATCCAAAAGGAAATTTTGACCCAGACTTTTTGACAGCCCCTTGTTGCCCAACAAACCATATTGATTAATGACTTGGGAAAGAGGGGGGAGATTTGTGTTCATTTTGATAATCTACCCGGCTGCCGCCACGCCTTTGATGGCGTCTTTTGGCCCAACAATCTGCGTCTTTTTTAAAGGGGTCGCCGGAACAGCAGACTGACCAATCCCCTTTTCATCTATGAATGCGACGCTCCTGAGCTTATTAAATTCACGGTTTGCCAGTTTGCTGAATTTTTCCTGCTCGAGCATGTCTTTGATTTCAAGGCGGGTTGGCAATTTGACGGCCGCCTCCTCACGCGAGCATACCATTGTCACAAGCATATGATCCTCTGTCCGGATGGGTTTTAAACACTGTCCCGGCTTTACCGTGTGGAAAAGGGCCTGCAACCCTTCAGGCATGGCGTTAAGCGGAGCCTTTGGAGATACCTCGCACCGATATCCAAATTCCTTTGCTTTTGCGCTTAACTTTTCGCAATTGCTGATCTTATGCAGTTCCTGGATATGCGCCTCGACACGTTGCTGGGTTTCTTCGGTAATCGGATCGCTGACCGGAATGTAAACCTGACGATAGCTGATTTTTGTTTCCCCATAGGATGCGGCCCCAGCCTTTCTGTGATCTTTCAAAAATACAATCTTGTATCCCATGCCAACCCGAACGGGTTCGGAAAAAGTCCCAACTGCCAGCTTTTCCACGGCCGTTTGAATGGCTGGATCAATCTTGCCTTTTACCAACCAACCAATATACCCCCCATTGATCGACGACGTGCTTTGGGAAAATTGGCGCGCCATAACCCGAAACGATGCCCCATTTTTCAATTGATCGTAAATTTTTCTTGTTTCCTTGAGGACTGAATTTTCCTGGTTCGCCTGATCAAGCCGTAAAAAGATTTCTAGGACTTCATATTGATCCTTGTCCTTATCTTGCTGTGCCTTATTCAGGGCATCATCAATATCTGCCTCTGTCACATGAACCATTCCTGTAAATGCATCACGGATTGCGCGGCTCCAGGCTATTTGTGCCCGCAGACGATCTTCTAGTGTTTTTATGGGGACGCCGCGCTGCTTAAACATTTCTGTCATTTGAGCAGCAGTCATATTATTGTCTTTTGAGATATTTTCCAGCGCATTTTGAATTTCAACATCCGCTACAATAATTTTTTGTTCTTTTGCTGTTTGCAATTGAATTCTTTCATCGACCAGGCTTTTTCTGATCTGCGGAGTAATTGAATCCCGGTTCTGGGGGGTGTTTTCCATCCCAGACGTCAACAGAACAAGACTGATTCTGTCGGCAATGTCTTGTGCTGTGATAACATCTTTATTCACAACAATGGCAATCTTTGCTGTATTATCAGACGAAGATTGCGAACCAGCATTCACAAAAGATACAATTGAAACAAACGCGACCGTATAGAAAGATATTTTTTTAAACATAACTCACTCAGAATAAAACTATTATGAAAGTTGACTGGTTCATCATTCCTATGTGACAATACCGCCAACCAATTACGATTATATATAACCTTTATTTAGATCACATTCCACAAAAACATGAGCATGTTATTTTTATATATCTTTAAAAAGATGGGTACGGTTATTTCATCCCTAACATTAATCTTGATGGGGGTCATTTGGCTGACGCAGTCGCTTCGTTTTATCGAGGTGATCGTTAACCACAATGTATCTTTTTTTGGATATTTCTCGCTCATTATTTTTTTAATACCGGATTTAATAGCAACAGTCTTGCCGATTTGTGTGCTCATTACCGGATTTTACGTTTTTTATAAAATGATTACAGAGCATGAACTACTGGCAATGCGCGCCTCTGGATTCAGTAACCGGCAGATTTCTTCGCCAATCATTTGTTTGGGAATTTTGGCGGCTAGCTTTATTTATCTGATCAACCTTTATATCATGCCCCTTTCGTTTCAAAAATTCCGGGATCAAGAACATCAGATCAGAAATCAATTTTCAACATCCATGATCCGCGAGGGGATGTTCAACCCCATTCGCGGCACCACTGTTTACGTGCGGGAACGAACCCCGCAAAATGAATTAAAGGGCATCTTAATTCATCACGAGGATAAAAAAGCATCCAAAGAAAAAACAGGGACAAGTTACACAGTGATTGCGGAATTAGGATCCATCAAACAAATGAATGGACGGCTGATCCTTCTTTTAAAAAAAGGGAATCGTCAGGAAAAAGATCCGACCACAGGCAAAATCACCTTTCTGTCCTTTGATACGTTCGCCTATGATATATCGGATGCGATCACCAACGCGGATCCGCGTTCTATAAAACCCTATGAATTATCGACCTTTCATCTTTTTAACCCTAAGGATACCGATGATCCCCTGCTTAGGGCTAGAATGCGCACAGAAGCCCACCAACGCCTGATCACGCCATTATTTGCCATCATTGATGCACTGATTGCCTGTTTTTTCATGTTAAGTGGGGCGGCCCTTCCACGTCGGCAGCAACGCCACAGGGTGGTTATGGGCATTGGGGCCACCATTCTGGTTTATGCTAGTGTTTACGGGACAGTGAATATGAGCACCCATCATCCAAAACTGATCTATCTATCCTATGCCCTGATGGCAGTATTCATTGCTGGACTTTTGGCCTTGCTACAAGATGGCTGGGAACGACGCACATGATTAACTATGTTTTTTCCACACTGAATCGATACTTTAGTCGGAATCTTTTGTTCTGGTTTTTTGTATGCCTGTCCGGGGTTTTAACGATCGTCGGAATATTCGAAGGGGTCGAACTTCTTCGCCGCACAATGGGCCGCCCCCATGTTGGTTTTTCAATCATCATGGAAATGATTTTGCTAAAGCTGCCAACGCATCTGCAAACCCTTTTACCGTTTATTATTTTTTTCTCCACCATCATGAGTTTTTGGAGGCTCAATCAAACACAAGAAATAACAGCAGCAAAAGCATCGGGTGTTTCTGTTTGGCAACTTGTTACAGGGGCCTGTGTTTTAACAACACTTCTGGGGCTTGTTCATTTGATTCTGGTCAACCCCCTTGCATCTGCAATGGCATCCCGGTGCGATTTTTTGGAAAATGCTGTTTTTAGGGCCACCAAAAGCGCCCTGTCTATTTCATCAGGTGGCCTTTGGCTTAGGGAAGCGGGGCCCCAAGACGGATCGAAAACCATTATAAGAACAGCAACTTTTGATCTAGAAAAAAATGAATTCCATCACGTAAGCTTTTATGAGTTTGACAATGAGGGTCAGTACAAAGGGCGATACGATGCGCCAATGGCAAAAATAATTGATGGGGCATGGGATATCGAAAGTGGAACATATTGGGACGAACACGATGTTGCGCATCCTGGTAACACCTTTAAAAGGTCAACCGATATATCGCTGGACAACATTAGAAACAATTACACCAAACCAGAAACCCTGTCCTTTTGGGAAATCCCCAGCTTTATCAATTCACTAGAGGCAACAGGATTATCATCAACGCGATACTTATTATATTGGCACAGCCAGATTGCCAAATTGGGGCAAATAATCGCCATGGTCCTTTTGGCTGCAACGTTTTGTTTGCACCCAACCCGATACCGCAATTCCTCCCGGTTAATTGGCATTGGCGTACTAAGTGCTTTTGTTATACATTTTACCAATGATATTGTTTATGCTTTCGGTATAGCAGAAAAATTACCCGTGCTTCTGGCTGTGTGGATTTCCCCCCTTGTCACGATCATGCTGAGTACGGCGTTTTTACTTCATACCGAGGATACGTGATGTTTGTTTGGGGTTTATTGATCGCTATAGTTCTTGGACCCAGCAATTTGTGCGCCCAACAGCATCCCCCTGCCCCCCTTCAACTAAAAGCAGACCAAATAACATATCAGGAAACACAATCAACAGTTACGGCAACCGGCCATGTGGTGGTTACCCAAAAAGTTTTTCCGAACGGATCACGTACCCTATATGCCGACGCAATTACCTACAACAAGGATGCAGACACGCTTTCGGCAAGTGGTAATGTGTACCTTGAAGAACCGTCTGGTGATATTTTAACGGCTGATTCCGTTTCCTTTAGCGATGATTTCAAAAAGGGCATGATGAAAGCGATGGAAATGATCACAAAGGATCGGGAATACCTATCTGCAGAAACGGGGAGTCGGGAAAATGGCAGCTTGTCAACGGCCGAGGAATCAGTTTATACCCCCTGTTCATTTTGTCGGACCAATAAAAAAACGTCCCCCTTTTGGCAAATACGGGCCGAAAAAGTCACTCATGATCAAAACAATCAAACCGTCACCTATAACAATGCGCGACTGGAAATAAAGGGTGTCCCTGTATTTTATACCCCGTATTTTTACCATCCCGATCCAACCGTCAAAAGGAAATCAGGAATCCTGACCCCCATCTATGGGTCGACAAGGGATCTGGGCGGAATAATCAGCCTGCCCGTTTATTACAGCATTGCCGGCAACCGCGATCTAACAATGACGCCAATTTTAACGTCAAAACAGGGACCCATTATCGTCAGCGAATATCGCCACCGATTCAGGGATGGCGAATCCAAACTGGCGGGAAGCTATACCCGCACGCATGGCCTACCCCTCAGTCAACCAATCCCCTTTAACGGTCCACGCGCACCAAAGCCGGACCGCTGGCATGTGGCTGGCATGGTCAATTATCATCAAAGCGATGAAAGACGACTGTTTTTGGATGTCAATCGGGCAAGCGATACAACGTATTTATCGCGGTATCCCATCACGCGTCAGACGCCGTCCTTTATGCAAAACAAAAACCTAACATCCACGGCCATGGTGGAACAGTTTTCTTGGAACAGTTATTTGGGGATAAGGGCGTTCGCCTTTCAAACAGATACGCCAAAAACGACGCCAATGGTCCTACCAAAGGCTGTCTATGCCACACAAGTGGAGCCAAAAAAGATTGGCGGAATTCTTAGAGTTGATGCGAATGTGCTGTCATTATCACGCGAGAATCCAATTCAACGACAAACAGGCAGTGAAATGCAACGCGTATCCCTTGGGGTTGATTGGAAATCACCGCACATCACATCGTCGGGGCAGCTTGTGACACCACGATTAACCATGCGAGGAGACGGTTACTTTGTGCGGAATTATCGTGATAAAAAAGAAAACGTCGTTGGGCGATTGCTGCCCCAGGCCAGCATTGATTGGCGCTATCCTTTGGTCAGGCGATTTGATCAAAACCAATGGGTGATGCAACCAATGGGCATGGTGGTCGCAAGTCCTTATTCGGCAAACAGAAAAAATATCCCTAACGAAGATTCAACATCCTTTGAGCTGGACGACACATCGCTTTTCCGGCCAAATCGTTATGGCGGCATTGATCGGGTGGATACCGGCTATCGTGGTGTTTATGGGCTGGACAACACCGTGCATTTCCCCGATCAAAAACTGATTAATGTGTTTGTTGGGCAAACAAAAAGATTGGATCATCATCAAGCCAT from Alphaproteobacteria bacterium encodes:
- a CDS encoding ABC transporter substrate-binding protein gives rise to the protein MVYFFYRLLFVIALTSTVSFAGGKISKHELPSPQESIVFIKGLIDKGTVAVNKENATQDALGSILKENFDVNEIARFALGIHVRKFSPDQFARFKDVFEKRLVQVYSTKDKIAAFKDSIPTVLESYVKQADGTLMVKSTFRKKEGGGEPAKVDWNVIKIIEGTGSRLAVTDVLFENLSQRIAFRSEYGSLFTGEGKGDPERFIKFLAGQVG
- the rsmA gene encoding 16S rRNA (adenine(1518)-N(6)/adenine(1519)-N(6))-dimethyltransferase RsmA; protein product: MNTNLPPLSQVINQYGLLGNKGLSKSLGQNFLLDPGITRRIVAVALPLEGFDVIEVGPGPGGLTRSILDANPDHLFAIERDSQCISALQGLIDLHGDRLTIINSDAKKVKAQKLSTNPIKIIANLPYNVGTMLLLQWLSDLGQIQSMTLMFQREVALRITAMPGTSDYGRLSILCQYLCTVHRVFDLPPQAFIPAPKVHSSVVHFVPKVLSADERTLLPFIEKITAAVFTQRRKMLRGSLRGVFSEDILMDVLEGCCIAPTERPENLTISQFCQLAAALLNASSQLGQQET
- a CDS encoding peptidylprolyl isomerase, with amino-acid sequence MFKKISFYTVAFVSIVSFVNAGSQSSSDNTAKIAIVVNKDVITAQDIADRISLVLLTSGMENTPQNRDSITPQIRKSLVDERIQLQTAKEQKIIVADVEIQNALENISKDNNMTAAQMTEMFKQRGVPIKTLEDRLRAQIAWSRAIRDAFTGMVHVTEADIDDALNKAQQDKDKDQYEVLEIFLRLDQANQENSVLKETRKIYDQLKNGASFRVMARQFSQSTSSINGGYIGWLVKGKIDPAIQTAVEKLAVGTFSEPVRVGMGYKIVFLKDHRKAGAASYGETKISYRQVYIPVSDPITEETQQRVEAHIQELHKISNCEKLSAKAKEFGYRCEVSPKAPLNAMPEGLQALFHTVKPGQCLKPIRTEDHMLVTMVCSREEAAVKLPTRLEIKDMLEQEKFSKLANREFNKLRSVAFIDEKGIGQSAVPATPLKKTQIVGPKDAIKGVAAAG
- a CDS encoding LptF/LptG family permease, whose translation is MLFLYIFKKMGTVISSLTLILMGVIWLTQSLRFIEVIVNHNVSFFGYFSLIIFLIPDLIATVLPICVLITGFYVFYKMITEHELLAMRASGFSNRQISSPIICLGILAASFIYLINLYIMPLSFQKFRDQEHQIRNQFSTSMIREGMFNPIRGTTVYVRERTPQNELKGILIHHEDKKASKEKTGTSYTVIAELGSIKQMNGRLILLLKKGNRQEKDPTTGKITFLSFDTFAYDISDAITNADPRSIKPYELSTFHLFNPKDTDDPLLRARMRTEAHQRLITPLFAIIDALIACFFMLSGAALPRRQQRHRVVMGIGATILVYASVYGTVNMSTHHPKLIYLSYALMAVFIAGLLALLQDGWERRT
- a CDS encoding LptF/LptG family permease, which encodes MINYVFSTLNRYFSRNLLFWFFVCLSGVLTIVGIFEGVELLRRTMGRPHVGFSIIMEMILLKLPTHLQTLLPFIIFFSTIMSFWRLNQTQEITAAKASGVSVWQLVTGACVLTTLLGLVHLILVNPLASAMASRCDFLENAVFRATKSALSISSGGLWLREAGPQDGSKTIIRTATFDLEKNEFHHVSFYEFDNEGQYKGRYDAPMAKIIDGAWDIESGTYWDEHDVAHPGNTFKRSTDISLDNIRNNYTKPETLSFWEIPSFINSLEATGLSSTRYLLYWHSQIAKLGQIIAMVLLAATFCLHPTRYRNSSRLIGIGVLSAFVIHFTNDIVYAFGIAEKLPVLLAVWISPLVTIMLSTAFLLHTEDT
- the lptD gene encoding LPS assembly protein LptD, which codes for MFVWGLLIAIVLGPSNLCAQQHPPAPLQLKADQITYQETQSTVTATGHVVVTQKVFPNGSRTLYADAITYNKDADTLSASGNVYLEEPSGDILTADSVSFSDDFKKGMMKAMEMITKDREYLSAETGSRENGSLSTAEESVYTPCSFCRTNKKTSPFWQIRAEKVTHDQNNQTVTYNNARLEIKGVPVFYTPYFYHPDPTVKRKSGILTPIYGSTRDLGGIISLPVYYSIAGNRDLTMTPILTSKQGPIIVSEYRHRFRDGESKLAGSYTRTHGLPLSQPIPFNGPRAPKPDRWHVAGMVNYHQSDERRLFLDVNRASDTTYLSRYPITRQTPSFMQNKNLTSTAMVEQFSWNSYLGIRAFAFQTDTPKTTPMVLPKAVYATQVEPKKIGGILRVDANVLSLSRENPIQRQTGSEMQRVSLGVDWKSPHITSSGQLVTPRLTMRGDGYFVRNYRDKKENVVGRLLPQASIDWRYPLVRRFDQNQWVMQPMGMVVASPYSANRKNIPNEDSTSFELDDTSLFRPNRYGGIDRVDTGYRGVYGLDNTVHFPDQKLINVFVGQTKRLDHHQAIPTGLGEDNAQSDYIARLKIKPISWLTARYRTAIKPANGHPRYSEMGVSLGDKKLRLDTGYVYLNKEATQKHQSVSQLNWQARGEMTDNWSLSFAQIRNLKHNRGGASLASFASASYKNDCFRVDFGIYKTGYSDRDIRPDSGFLVQLTFKNLGSFTPSTTTQYPGSMLTHF